The following proteins are encoded in a genomic region of bacterium:
- a CDS encoding HNH endonuclease: MENNKSILDIFKKKEEKLKQLKGDLLKRRYTRMDKEIWREIKNALFYEVSNWGNIRSWKKRGRTQSKRETPVILNQSAKKTGEMVVNIQFAGKFKSIQVKRLVYDTFHDGYRHPNTIIAHRDGDKSNNRFDNLILAREYIDLPDYILTTIRYEFSKGTTKKFLCDKYKISLDDLDDIIHGDKGRWAGGIIVERQYKRELTPEEVEEIRSRAMSGEETEAEIGKVYGIREQRISRILNESRRHFKL; encoded by the coding sequence ATATTAGATATTTTTAAAAAGAAGGAAGAGAAACTCAAGCAATTAAAGGGTGATCTTCTTAAACGAAGATACACGCGCATGGATAAAGAGATATGGCGTGAAATAAAAAACGCGCTTTTTTACGAGGTCTCAAACTGGGGAAATATTCGTAGTTGGAAAAAGCGTGGGCGAACACAGTCTAAAAGGGAAACCCCTGTTATTTTAAATCAAAGCGCTAAGAAAACCGGCGAGATGGTTGTTAATATACAATTTGCAGGGAAATTCAAGTCGATTCAGGTTAAAAGGCTAGTTTACGATACCTTTCATGATGGTTACCGCCATCCCAATACAATAATCGCCCATCGTGATGGCGATAAATCGAACAATAGATTTGATAATCTTATACTTGCTAGGGAATATATCGACCTTCCTGATTATATCTTGACGACTATTCGTTACGAATTTAGCAAGGGCACGACGAAAAAATTCCTCTGCGATAAATATAAGATAAGCCTCGATGATCTCGATGATATAATCCACGGAGATAAGGGGCGTTGGGCAGGCGGGATAATTGTAGAGAGGCAATATAAGCGAGAACTCACTCCTGAAGAGGTAGAGGAAATAAGGTCACGGGCAATGTCCGGGGAAGAAACCGAAGCTGAAATAGGCAAAGTCTATGGTATTCGTGAA